Proteins co-encoded in one Ralstonia sp. RRA genomic window:
- a CDS encoding BPSS1780 family membrane protein, with protein MQLIEVSGKQGYVWLRQGAWLFRKNPIGFLLLLFIYLFAVNLLMLVAAPIGVFAILLVNPAIFVGFMSACRDTVAGKRVGPASLIAGFRSYGKDAMRGLLKLGGIYGALVLVVSGILMTMVDTDTLMAVFSDKPPTTEAIRELYLTMVMGAVLYIPVAVLFWFAPLLVAWHGIPVGKALFFSWMAVWRNRAAFILYGALVGILLIAIPLFIDAAFASSDANNIAPIIATPYRILVMAVLYCSFYATYRGCFNVTQAAGQTTDTTA; from the coding sequence ATGCAACTGATCGAAGTCTCCGGCAAGCAAGGCTACGTCTGGCTGCGCCAGGGTGCGTGGCTGTTCCGCAAGAACCCGATCGGGTTTTTGCTGCTGCTGTTCATCTATCTGTTTGCCGTCAACCTGCTGATGCTGGTGGCGGCACCCATTGGCGTGTTCGCCATCCTGCTGGTCAATCCGGCCATCTTCGTGGGCTTCATGTCCGCTTGCCGCGATACGGTGGCGGGCAAGCGCGTCGGCCCAGCATCGCTCATCGCCGGTTTCCGGTCGTACGGCAAGGATGCGATGCGCGGTCTGCTGAAACTCGGCGGCATCTATGGTGCGCTGGTGCTGGTCGTCAGCGGCATCCTGATGACGATGGTGGATACCGACACGCTCATGGCGGTGTTCAGTGACAAACCGCCCACCACCGAAGCCATCCGCGAGCTCTACCTGACGATGGTGATGGGCGCGGTGCTGTATATCCCGGTGGCGGTGCTGTTTTGGTTTGCGCCGCTGCTGGTAGCGTGGCACGGCATTCCGGTGGGCAAGGCGCTGTTCTTCAGCTGGATGGCCGTCTGGCGCAATCGCGCGGCGTTCATCCTGTATGGCGCACTGGTCGGGATCCTGCTGATCGCGATCCCGCTGTTTATCGATGCGGCGTTTGCCTCAAGCGACGCCAACAACATCGCCCCGATCATCGCTACGCCGTACCGGATCCTGGTGATGGCGGTGCTGTACTGCTCGTTCTACGCCACCTACCGCGGCTGCTTCAACGTGACGCAAGCCGCCGGCCAGACCACCGACACAACGGCCTGA
- a CDS encoding TIGR00730 family Rossman fold protein, with amino-acid sequence MDSNVTGTPEGVSNNGGATSGDVAKQAAGASTADMDVNVTVGADRTVEIASTKSDAAQGRTDRKMIPSLRALADEERATAKKARASWQMFTIMAEFIEATEYLSEIRPAVSIYGSARLREDSPYYERTIEIARLFSDAGFAVISGGGPGIMEAANKGAHAGKSASVGLNIELPHEQQGNPYQDISMRFRHFFTRKVTFVKNSDAFIVMPGGFGTLDELAEVLTLVQTGKSRSVPVVMFGSHFWKGLLDWFRFTLLPMGLIAEHDLDIMRIVDEPKDALDAVYEFYEKREGTSPIPPKEEMFYL; translated from the coding sequence ATGGACTCTAATGTGACTGGAACGCCCGAAGGCGTTTCCAACAATGGCGGCGCCACTTCCGGCGACGTGGCGAAGCAGGCTGCTGGTGCATCCACGGCTGACATGGACGTCAACGTGACGGTGGGTGCAGACCGTACCGTGGAGATTGCCTCCACCAAATCCGACGCTGCACAAGGCCGCACCGACCGCAAGATGATCCCCAGCCTGCGGGCACTTGCCGACGAAGAGCGCGCTACCGCAAAGAAAGCGCGCGCCTCCTGGCAGATGTTCACGATTATGGCAGAGTTCATCGAGGCGACGGAGTACCTCTCGGAGATCCGCCCGGCCGTCTCGATCTACGGCAGCGCGCGCCTGCGCGAGGATTCGCCGTACTACGAACGCACCATCGAAATCGCCCGGCTGTTCTCGGATGCGGGCTTCGCTGTGATCTCCGGCGGTGGCCCTGGCATCATGGAAGCGGCCAACAAGGGCGCGCACGCGGGCAAGTCGGCCAGCGTCGGCCTGAACATCGAGCTGCCGCACGAACAGCAGGGCAATCCGTATCAGGATATCTCGATGCGCTTCCGCCATTTCTTCACGCGCAAGGTCACCTTCGTGAAAAACTCGGACGCGTTCATCGTCATGCCCGGCGGCTTTGGCACGCTCGATGAACTGGCCGAAGTGCTCACGCTCGTGCAGACGGGCAAGTCGCGCAGCGTGCCAGTGGTCATGTTCGGCAGCCACTTCTGGAAGGGCCTGCTGGACTGGTTCCGCTTTACGTTGCTGCCGATGGGCCTGATTGCCGAGCACGACCTCGACATCATGCGCATCGTCGATGAACCGAAAGACGCGCTCGACGCCGTCTACGAATTCTACGAAAAGCGCGAAGGCACCTCGCCGATTCCGCCGAAGGAAGAGATGTTCTACCTGTGA
- the cpaA gene encoding metalloendopeptidase CpaA encodes MANTSLKLMIIASLACASAASYALDLSPNQNGGSGAIPGNQQQINFYLGDGNYAPRVTLPASGLSGATIKIASNATYSTEVALNNTSIPIPSVTLNTGESMSFAFDASKKRWMYQPVLGVQSPNRQGAQVKIMDNEKVALYRIGNGDWTSAVRLPVSAKDGSLAMVESLAAWTSSIDRANVLFGSTMNLRTADSYVFTYRADLRKWVPIGTPSTTLVANNDFGTWQLSAPVTPRTRVEFHNGAHRPAVSLPATAGDRDRVTLYSAASWGVTIDPRYTQYKGSMVISTGQTYEFMFVKELNAWVTLRAPTLTYSAPAPSPTSFSLPAQLTPVMRYTSRDGVWAGQVVLPGSAKVGDQVVVESTATYGFNVVANDRVLNTVNKGDLVRYVYGAGGWTPATRAITMLMVYSDQAAQLLGEAGAQLRLTEGLRLTNEALENSNANFYVKSVGFLKRKVPGSTLDDAVSLGRTDTAIQTARQQRGANAVYYEGTEDGCGLAWVNASASYMIATGSLNCGTTVMRHEFGHNMGLGHCPGDYGSATYAHGQAETRDAMCGNAIPYFSTPKLYDSETGLALGKENITDGVRAMNERSATVSTFR; translated from the coding sequence ATGGCAAACACCTCACTCAAATTGATGATTATCGCAAGCCTTGCTTGCGCGTCAGCGGCGTCCTATGCCTTGGATCTTTCACCCAACCAGAATGGTGGTTCGGGTGCCATCCCAGGCAACCAGCAACAAATCAATTTTTACCTCGGAGATGGCAATTACGCGCCGCGGGTCACGCTGCCCGCTTCCGGCCTGAGTGGCGCAACCATCAAGATTGCCAGCAACGCGACCTACAGCACGGAAGTTGCGCTGAACAACACCAGTATCCCGATCCCATCGGTCACGCTCAATACGGGTGAATCGATGTCGTTTGCCTTCGATGCGAGCAAGAAGCGATGGATGTACCAACCTGTTCTCGGGGTGCAGAGCCCCAATCGGCAGGGTGCACAAGTCAAGATCATGGACAACGAGAAAGTGGCGCTCTATCGCATCGGAAACGGCGACTGGACGAGCGCGGTGCGACTGCCCGTCTCGGCCAAGGACGGATCGCTTGCTATGGTGGAATCTCTTGCCGCCTGGACATCCAGCATCGACCGCGCCAACGTGCTGTTCGGCAGCACGATGAACCTTCGTACCGCGGACAGTTACGTGTTCACGTATCGCGCCGACTTGCGTAAGTGGGTTCCAATCGGCACCCCCTCGACAACGCTGGTGGCAAATAACGATTTCGGAACGTGGCAACTGTCGGCACCCGTAACACCGAGAACCCGGGTTGAGTTCCATAACGGTGCACACCGCCCCGCGGTCTCCTTGCCTGCGACGGCAGGCGACCGGGATCGCGTCACGTTATATTCCGCCGCCAGCTGGGGCGTCACCATTGACCCCCGCTACACGCAATACAAGGGCTCGATGGTGATCAGCACGGGGCAGACCTACGAATTCATGTTCGTGAAAGAGCTGAATGCGTGGGTCACGCTGCGCGCGCCGACGCTCACGTACAGCGCCCCTGCCCCGTCCCCCACTTCGTTCTCGCTCCCGGCACAACTCACGCCCGTCATGCGCTATACGTCGCGTGATGGCGTTTGGGCCGGGCAGGTTGTATTGCCTGGATCGGCCAAAGTGGGCGACCAGGTCGTCGTGGAAAGTACGGCCACGTATGGGTTCAACGTTGTTGCAAACGACCGGGTCTTGAACACGGTCAACAAGGGGGATCTTGTCCGCTACGTCTACGGTGCAGGCGGCTGGACCCCTGCAACGCGGGCGATCACCATGCTGATGGTGTACAGCGATCAGGCAGCCCAGCTGCTGGGTGAGGCCGGCGCACAGTTGCGCCTCACGGAAGGGCTGCGCCTGACCAACGAAGCGCTCGAAAACTCCAATGCCAACTTCTATGTCAAGTCGGTGGGCTTCTTGAAGCGTAAGGTGCCGGGCTCGACTCTGGACGACGCTGTTAGCCTTGGCCGAACCGACACGGCAATTCAGACAGCGCGTCAGCAACGCGGCGCCAACGCTGTGTACTACGAGGGTACGGAAGACGGCTGTGGCCTTGCCTGGGTCAATGCGAGTGCATCCTACATGATCGCCACCGGCTCGCTCAATTGCGGCACGACCGTGATGCGTCATGAATTCGGCCACAACATGGGTCTGGGACACTGCCCCGGAGACTACGGTAGCGCAACCTACGCGCACGGGCAGGCCGAGACCCGCGATGCGATGTGCGGCAATGCGATCCCCTATTTCTCCACGCCCAAGCTGTACGACAGCGAGACCGGACTGGCCCTGGGCAAGGAGAACATCACCGACGGGGTGCGAGCCATGAATGAGCGCTCCGCTACGGTCAGCACGTTCCGCTAA
- the polA gene encoding DNA polymerase I — MSESQETLLLVDGSSYLYRAYHALPDLRNGEGFPTGAIYGIVNMLRKLRSDYPAKYSACIFDAKGKTFRDDLYPAYKEHRAPMPDDLRAQIEPIHEAVRALGWPILVVEGVEADDVIGTLAERATREGVRTIVSTGDKDLAQLVNDHVTLVNTMTNETLDPPGVQAKFGVPPERIVDYLSLIGDTVDNVPGVPKVGPKTAVKWLTEFGTLDNVMARAGEIKGVVGENLRNTLEWLPKGRELLTVKLDCDLSKEVPNFDALIDGGEDKSELVDFFSRYGFKTWLREASGEALPDTRSVGAARKAATPTKNYAGEAFAQQQAQASLFDVEAPPEAVKYETVTTEAQLESWMQLLDEADLVCIDTETTSIDPMLAQLVGISLSVTPGQACYIPVAHRGPDVVGLDAAAQLSRDTVLARMKIWLEDDASKKVGQHLKYDAHVFANHGIALRGIQHDTMLQSYVLESHRNHGMDALADRVLQLKTITYEEVCGKGASQIGFDEVPLDRATEYAAEDADITLRLHRALFPKVAADDKLDYVYEQIEMPTSIVLQKMERNGVLIDGERLAKQSTEIGQRLLALETEAHALAGQPFNLSSPKQIGEIFFNQMKLPIVKKTASGAPSTDEEVLQKLAEDYPLPKLLLDYRGLAKLKSTYTDKLPKMVNPNTGRVHTTYGQATAVTGRLASTDPNLQNIPVRTEEGRRIREAFIAPEGSVIVSADYSQIELRIMAHLSQDEGLMRAFQEGQDVHRATAAEVFSVTPLEVTADQRRVAKVINFGLIYGMSAFGLASNLGIGRDAAKLYIDRYFARYPGAARYMDEMRQTARERGYVETVFGRRLWLPDINGGNGPRRQAAERAAINAPMQGTAADLIKLSMLAVQGWLEAEAMRSRLVMQVHDELVLEVPQAELAVVRERLPELMCGVASLRVPLVAEVGVGANWEEAH, encoded by the coding sequence ATGTCGGAAAGTCAAGAAACGCTGTTGCTCGTCGATGGCTCGAGTTATCTGTACCGTGCTTATCACGCACTGCCCGACTTGCGTAACGGAGAAGGGTTTCCTACGGGGGCCATCTACGGCATCGTGAACATGCTGCGCAAACTGCGCAGCGACTACCCGGCCAAGTATAGCGCCTGCATTTTCGACGCTAAAGGCAAGACCTTTCGCGACGACCTGTATCCCGCTTACAAAGAGCATCGTGCGCCCATGCCGGACGACCTGCGCGCGCAGATCGAACCGATCCACGAAGCCGTACGCGCGCTGGGCTGGCCCATCCTGGTGGTGGAGGGCGTAGAGGCCGATGACGTGATCGGCACCCTGGCCGAACGGGCGACGCGGGAAGGCGTTCGAACCATCGTCTCCACCGGCGACAAGGATCTTGCGCAACTGGTGAACGATCACGTCACGCTGGTCAACACGATGACCAACGAAACGCTCGATCCGCCGGGGGTGCAAGCGAAATTTGGCGTGCCGCCCGAGCGCATCGTCGACTATCTTTCACTGATTGGCGACACGGTCGACAACGTGCCGGGCGTGCCCAAGGTGGGCCCGAAGACTGCTGTGAAGTGGTTGACCGAATTCGGCACGCTCGACAACGTCATGGCCCGCGCGGGCGAGATCAAGGGCGTGGTCGGCGAGAACCTGCGCAACACGCTCGAATGGTTGCCCAAGGGCCGCGAACTGCTGACGGTGAAGCTCGATTGCGATCTGTCGAAAGAGGTGCCGAACTTCGATGCACTGATTGACGGCGGCGAAGACAAGAGCGAGCTGGTCGACTTCTTCTCCCGCTACGGCTTCAAGACCTGGTTGCGCGAGGCGTCCGGCGAGGCACTGCCTGATACGCGCAGCGTGGGTGCTGCCCGCAAAGCGGCCACACCCACCAAGAACTACGCTGGCGAGGCGTTTGCCCAGCAACAAGCCCAGGCTAGCCTGTTCGACGTCGAAGCGCCGCCGGAAGCGGTCAAGTACGAGACCGTCACCACCGAAGCGCAGCTTGAATCGTGGATGCAACTGCTCGATGAGGCCGACCTCGTCTGCATCGACACCGAGACGACCTCGATTGATCCGATGCTGGCGCAACTGGTCGGCATTTCGCTGTCGGTCACTCCGGGGCAGGCGTGCTACATCCCGGTCGCCCATCGTGGGCCGGATGTGGTGGGGCTGGATGCAGCGGCGCAACTCTCGCGCGACACCGTGCTCGCCCGCATGAAAATCTGGTTGGAGGACGACGCGTCCAAGAAGGTTGGCCAGCATTTGAAGTACGACGCGCACGTGTTTGCCAACCACGGCATTGCGCTGCGTGGCATCCAGCACGACACGATGCTGCAGTCGTACGTGCTTGAGTCCCACCGCAATCACGGCATGGATGCACTGGCAGATCGCGTGCTGCAACTGAAGACCATCACCTACGAAGAGGTGTGTGGCAAGGGGGCCTCGCAGATCGGCTTTGACGAAGTGCCGCTCGACCGCGCGACCGAATACGCCGCCGAGGATGCCGACATCACGCTGCGCCTGCACCGCGCGCTGTTCCCGAAGGTGGCGGCTGACGACAAGCTGGACTACGTCTACGAGCAGATCGAAATGCCGACCTCCATCGTGCTGCAGAAGATGGAGCGCAACGGTGTGCTGATCGACGGCGAGCGCCTCGCCAAGCAGAGCACTGAAATCGGCCAGCGTCTGCTGGCGCTTGAGACGGAGGCGCACGCGCTGGCGGGCCAACCGTTCAACCTGAGCTCTCCCAAGCAGATCGGCGAGATCTTCTTCAATCAGATGAAGCTGCCGATCGTCAAGAAGACCGCCAGCGGCGCGCCATCGACCGACGAAGAGGTGCTGCAGAAGCTGGCGGAGGATTACCCGCTGCCCAAGCTGCTGCTCGACTACCGGGGCCTGGCCAAGCTCAAGTCCACCTACACCGACAAGCTGCCGAAGATGGTCAACCCGAACACCGGTCGGGTTCACACGACTTACGGGCAGGCCACGGCTGTCACCGGGCGCCTTGCGTCAACCGATCCGAACCTGCAGAACATTCCAGTGCGCACGGAAGAGGGCCGCCGCATTCGCGAAGCGTTCATCGCGCCGGAAGGCAGCGTGATCGTCTCGGCCGACTATTCGCAGATCGAGCTACGCATCATGGCCCATCTGTCGCAGGATGAAGGCCTGATGCGTGCCTTCCAGGAAGGCCAGGACGTGCACCGCGCCACGGCCGCCGAAGTGTTCAGCGTGACGCCGTTGGAGGTCACGGCTGACCAGCGCCGCGTGGCCAAGGTCATCAACTTCGGCCTGATCTACGGCATGAGCGCGTTCGGGCTGGCCAGCAACCTGGGCATCGGCCGCGATGCCGCCAAGCTCTACATCGACCGCTACTTCGCCCGCTACCCGGGCGCCGCGCGTTACATGGACGAGATGCGCCAGACCGCGCGCGAACGCGGCTACGTGGAAACCGTCTTCGGCCGCCGCCTGTGGTTGCCCGATATCAACGGTGGCAACGGCCCGCGCCGCCAAGCCGCCGAGCGCGCCGCCATCAACGCGCCCATGCAGGGCACGGCAGCAGACCTCATCAAGCTTTCCATGCTGGCTGTACAAGGCTGGCTGGAAGCCGAAGCGATGCGCTCACGCCTGGTTATGCAGGTGCACGATGAACTGGTGCTCGAGGTGCCACAGGCCGAACTGGCCGTGGTGCGCGAGCGCCTGCCTGAACTAATGTGCGGCGTTGCGTCGCTGCGCGTGCCGCTGGTGGCCGAGGTGGGGGTGGGCGCCAACTGGGAAGAAGCGCACTGA
- a CDS encoding homoserine kinase, whose amino-acid sequence MAVFTPVSDAELALWLDQYDVGAVRAFRGIPSGIENSNFFLTTEKDGQTHEFVVTLFERLTFEQLPFYLYLMQHLAQHSISVPAPIPGRDGEILRTLNGKPATIVTRLAGRSNLAPTVSECAIVGDMLARMHLAGRDYPRHQPNLRSLPWWNEVVPDVVPFVHSDTRALLESELAHQQRFFASADYAALPEGPCHCDLFRDNVLFEPAADGHPERLGGFFDFYFAGVDKWLFDVAVTVNDWCIDLATGVLDTERARAMLHAYHAVRPFTDAETRHWQDMLRAAAYRFWVSRLWDFYLPRDAELLKPHDPTHFERVLHERVHAAGLTLDIPEQCN is encoded by the coding sequence ATGGCTGTTTTCACCCCGGTCTCCGACGCCGAGCTCGCTCTCTGGCTGGATCAATACGATGTGGGCGCCGTGCGCGCATTTCGCGGCATCCCCTCCGGGATCGAAAACTCCAACTTCTTTCTGACCACCGAGAAAGACGGGCAAACGCACGAATTTGTGGTCACACTGTTCGAGCGCCTCACGTTCGAGCAACTGCCGTTCTACCTTTATCTGATGCAGCATCTCGCGCAGCACAGCATCAGCGTGCCGGCACCGATTCCCGGGCGCGACGGCGAGATCCTGCGCACGCTCAACGGCAAGCCGGCCACCATCGTGACGCGCCTGGCCGGTCGCTCCAACCTGGCGCCGACGGTGTCCGAGTGCGCCATCGTGGGCGACATGCTCGCGCGCATGCACCTAGCCGGGCGCGACTACCCACGCCATCAGCCGAACCTGCGCAGTCTGCCGTGGTGGAATGAAGTGGTGCCCGATGTCGTGCCATTCGTGCACAGCGATACGCGCGCACTGCTGGAGAGCGAGCTCGCTCACCAGCAACGCTTCTTCGCCAGTGCCGATTACGCCGCGCTGCCCGAAGGCCCGTGCCATTGCGACCTGTTCCGCGACAACGTGCTGTTCGAGCCGGCAGCCGACGGCCACCCGGAGCGCCTCGGCGGCTTCTTCGATTTCTACTTTGCCGGCGTCGACAAGTGGCTGTTCGACGTGGCGGTGACCGTCAACGACTGGTGTATCGATCTCGCCACCGGTGTGCTGGATACTGAGCGGGCGCGTGCCATGCTGCATGCCTATCACGCGGTGCGCCCTTTCACCGATGCCGAAACGCGGCACTGGCAAGACATGCTGCGCGCCGCCGCCTATCGTTTCTGGGTATCACGCTTGTGGGATTTCTATCTGCCGCGTGATGCCGAACTGCTCAAGCCGCACGACCCGACCCACTTCGAACGCGTGCTGCACGAGCGCGTGCACGCGGCTGGGCTGACTCTGGACATTCCCGAACAATGCAACTGA